In Panicum virgatum strain AP13 chromosome 5K, P.virgatum_v5, whole genome shotgun sequence, the genomic window CAGGTCGAAGCGCTGCATAGGggagcgccacggcggcggcggggggcacCGGTACACGCGCGCCGACCCGTCGGAGCTCGAGGTGTGGGACTCGCCCACGGCGGAGGGCCGCGCGTGGACGCTGGTGCGCCGGGTCGGCATCAGGGAGCTGCTGGGGCTGGACGCGGACGCGACCTGGCTTCAGCGCCGCGTCATGCCGGTGGGCTTCCACCCGACCGACGCCGACGTCGTCTTCCTGGCCTTGCCTGCGGGGGTGACCGCCTACTCCATCGAGCGCGGCACCATGGACCCGCTGTGCGCCCACGATTGCTTCGCGGCTCCAGCTTACTTGTTCCCGTATGTGCATCCGCCGTGCCCGGTGCAGATTCCGGCGATACAGCCCTCGCCGATGCTTTCGGATGGGCATGCACGATTCCGTTTGTGCATCCACCCCACCCAATACTGATCCCGGACCCGGAGAGGAAAAAACTCTAACCTGGCACCTCGTGAGATGAAGAACGGCTGATTGAATCTTTGTTTGGTCCTATTCTACTGTGCTGTTTAATTCGGTGTATGGATCTTGCTTTGGCTGTGGAGAGGTGCCATCTCTTATTCAATTTCTGAACCCAAGCCCATCGGTACAAATGAACACTTCGAATTCACTTGATACACTGTCATTCTCAATCGATATGAATGAACTGGCCACAGCAGGTCTTGGAATTTCTCTTCAAGGCTGCATAATTGTTCAACTGTGGATGCGGCCATCTTGATAATGGCAATTGTGTTGAATCggacctaggggtggtaatgggtcatggccctaatggcctcttcacagcccaataaagcctttaaaatttttagttcaaaaatacatatgtttagagcccgacccttttagggcccgatccttagattttctagttcaaaatgttgggccctttaccacccctaatcGGACCATGTTTTTCTTTACTATGCTCTTGTGCTCTTCATTCAGCATAAACTGTAGTTTCACCGACCATGTTGTATTCTGGCTCAGCTTTCAGTATCATGTAGCTGTGCTGAAAGATATATGATTTTAACAGACTGATGCAATACTTGCTTGGAAGATATGAGAGTTGGTACTATGAAGGGCATAGCGCCCTCCACTTGCTTGCTTTTACTGGGTCAAAATTGGCATTCTGAAGCATGTGAATGTATCTCTTTTGAAGCTTGAagtcattcttggaataaaatgaaaatacatATGAGCACTAAGTTCTTACAGAAACTCCTCGAGTCTCTCATCTGTTTGGGCAACACCTGTGATATGTGGACATCTAGTGGTAGAATTCAAGGTTGTCGAGGACAAATGAATTCAGACTCCCATTATCATGATCCCTGAAAGTGACAATGCAGATCATCACCAATCACCATGCATATGTCCGCTGGACCCACCGTGCCCGGTCAGCACTGTTCATTGCATCCACGTCCGTCAATTTACATGTCTAGATCAGCACATCATTCTTTGTTCCTTAATCCCTGCCGTATAGGTTTAATTACTTTCTCTAGTTTCCTTGTGCTACTGCTCGTGTAGTATTCCCTGACCATATAGTGACCAATAATAACTCCTTTTCGTGTACAAGAAAACTGTTTGTGTTCTTAATCTGTTGGCCCTTCATGTCTTTTCGTATCTGTTCATCACTGACCCCCAAGAAAACTAATTTAATGTTACAAATGTTAATTGTAGTTTTCTATTCGCTCGATCCAAGTTACAGAAGTTTAACGGAGGACAGGGAGTGGCATGATCCCGAGGGAAATATTCGGTGCAAACCAATATAGTGACCAAGAAAACTAATTTATGTTCCAAATGTTAATTGTAGTTTTCTATACGCTCGATCCAAGTTACAGAAGTTTAGCTTAAGATAATGCTAAAATAAACTAACGGAGAAGAGCGATTGGCATGATCCTGACCACCTGGCCATCACCTCGTCATCGCTACTCCAGACTCAAGTACTGTAGGTACAGTAGACATCATCCGACATTTTTAATCCTTCAAAGTTGGAGAATATCGTCAGACCACATCACCAGAAACAACCACAACCATGTTTCCAAGTCAAAACACTCGGTTCCGCCGTGGTATTCAAAGTTGCACCCCATTGTCAGAGTACAAACAACCACAAAGATGTTTCCAGGTCAAAACACAGTTCCTCCGTGCATTGTGTATGGCAAAGAATTATTTCATACACTAGATTTTGGCAAAATTTTGAATAGTTTGATGTCTAGGACATATTCCGATGTCAAAAGTATAGTTTCCTTCTACTCCTGAATTCTTGATGGTTCTCCAACTGCATCTTCCATTCGCTGGTACCACTCACCGATTTGAGTATTCTCAACCATATCTTTTCCAGCTCTCAAGTACCGAATAGGTCTCAGAACACCGAAGACGGCAAGGTCTGCCAAGTTAGGCTTGGAACCACCTGTTGAAATATGTACCAAGACAAAACAACCACACAGTTACTACTGGTTCAAGAAAATCAACTTATCTCTACTATTTCCCTCTTTCTATGCATTTTTTTACTTTGCAAATGAATAAATAGGATACCTAGGAAATCTCTTCCATTCAGGGCTTCGACCCATGTGTTGGCAGCATCATACAATGAAGCACGCTCGTCAGTGATATTGTATTTCTTCTTTAGCTTCTTCGATACCATGTACATGGCCGCAGCACCAGCATACTTCACAGCAAACCTCTCTGTAAAACTGAAATTACCTGCATCACAAAGGTTTGGAGGATAAGAACATATTGTTTGTGAAACAAGTAACAAAATCATGCCTCTCACGCAAAGTAAATTTGAGTAGTCATCACATCAGTTGGTACAGTACAATTTTCTAATAGTTTTTTCTCAATAGCTAAACACATCGGGAGAGAAATCAGAGAACGAAATTGCACAATTTTTTCTAGACAGACATAGGAAACGACCCAGCATTGACTGTGTGTATTAGAAAAtgtgtttatttgcaaaatgcaTTAGGCACAAAAAGTAATCAAGTCAAGGTTCATCAATGATCAGGACTTGACTCATATGCTGTTTGTTTGCCAGTTTCACAAGATCAAAATGTTTGTGCCAGATATTGTGTATggagcaaaaaggaaaaataccCAAGCAATTCAATGTATGTGATGGTATTTCTGAGCTAATATAAAATCACCAAACAAAGAAGGCAAAAACATTATGTATGTGCAGCTGTAAAATAAATTGAGATGAAGTTTTAGGTGCAATATCTCTGCAAGTTATGAAGAGTCACTGGCTGTTAGATGCAACCACCAAAGAGAATTATTCTTCTGACATTAGACATGATGCTGCCATGGTTAACGCTATCTGAGTATACAAGTCGCAATAACTAAGAGACTAAAGGTAATGGTGTGCTTGTCCTTCATATTTGCCAAGATACAGAAGAAGGCTTCACAATTGTATTGAGGTCAAAGTGAACAATGAGACACAAGTTCTGAATATTCTGTAATACATTTCATGTTCCCTTGCACCCAGTACGGAACAACCCAGCAGAGGACTCTACTTTCTGAAAAGGATGTAATAGCCTTTTCTGGGGACCTACCCTGAATCTTTAACTCACTAGCGCATATAATTTTCAAATATTCTTTTACTTCTCACTAGGGGGAAAAAAGGTGATGGCACAGAACTCCACTGAAGATAGTGTTGGGCTGTCATCACAAAAACTGGAAATCAATGGAGTGATAAGATCTTGAATAGTAGCAGCCATTACTGTGGAATGATGGTAATTGGAACAAAATGAATGGAACGAGATTTGAAAGTGGCAACAATGAAAAATTATCCAGATCTGTCCGTAACCCCTCAATAAAGAGCAAGCAAAATTATAATCCGATTTGATCCAGATATGTTTCTCATCACTGTTCATTATGGAACTCAGAATTTCACAACTTCGTATTGACTTGATCGTATGCTGATATCACCCAAATACCACCTATTAGTCCACGAATCTATGTAACTATTTACAATTGTGTGCTTTATGTGATCTTCAGTAATTAGAAGCAGGAGCTTAAATTTGCACGGGTATTCATGATAGTGCTCACCTCGCCAAATTCACTATTGTGGAAGACGAAAAGACACTGAAAGTGCACCTCTAAAGTTCAACGTATGAAAAGAAAGGAAGCATAGAAGGATACACAGAACACAGTGAGACATGATAAGGTTACCATGTTGGGCAATGTAGTCAAAAGATTCTAGAGCTTCTGAAGTTGTCCGATATATGTTAGGAGACAACATGTGCACAAGGTGCTCATCAACCCACCTAGATCAAGGAACAAACATTAGAGCAAAAAAGAAATTTGGACAAGCAAGCGATCCTAGCAATGTTTGGAAAATTGCAACGCTATAGGTAGGTGGTCAGGCTCCTCAGCGCCTAGTCAACTGTGCTTTTGGCATATCAACACAATAAACATAAAGCAAATACACAAAACCACCTAGAAAAACAAGGGTTTTTTTTATTCCTACCATTACAATTCTTCAACTTTGGAGaaatgccattacaattcagcTATTTTGAAatttgccattacaattcttcatACATCCGAACCTTGCCATTTTATACGTCTTCTACGTGCTTGGGCCCGCTGTCAGGCCGTATATGTGTACGTATATTTCGTAAACACTACTGCTGCTTCACTCCCTCCACTCAATGACGTGCGGGCCCCACTCGTAAggttcttcttcaacctccgtcCTGGTGGTCAGCGGCGGGCTCCAGCGCTGGGAGCACGACCTCGCGCCGCCGCAAGGAGCCAGAGGAGGGCCGCCGCACAAGCttcgcggcgagggaggaggaggttgCACCGCCGCTGGCTCCTCACCGACCCACCCTGctcccgccgccatggccccgcgccggagctgccaccgccgcatgcgccggcgagggaggagggatcTCGAGCCGtcccctgctcgccgcccggctgccgctCCCACCGCCGCGTTGTGCAGGCCGTCGTTCacgccaccgctcgccggccgctagcgtccctcccctgctcgctcccgggccgccgcgccccccCCCGCTCCGCCGGGCGCGGCCGGATGCCGCACGGGCCTCCTCGTCCAGCTGCGCCGCGGCTCCGCCCCTACTCCGGGGCTCCGGGCCGCCGCACCTCCGCCCTGCCTCGCTTCAGAGCTGCTGCTCCTCCCCCACGCCGGCATCCCCTACCTCGCGCCGGTCGTGCcccgcctcgccctcgcgccggccatcctcttcctccccggccacgcctcctctctctcccgtcGCGCTCTgctgccgagctcgccggccctcGCCCCTGTCCTTGCCGCTCCGCTCGAGCAGGGGAGCTCTGGTTGAAGAAGAACCTGACCAGTGGGGCCCGCACGTCATTGAGTGGAGGGAGTGAAGCAGCAGTAGTGTTTTCGTCCCTACAGAATATACGTACACATATACTGCCTGACAGCGGGCCCAAGCACGTAGAAGACGTATAAAATGGCAAGGTTCGGATGTatgaagaattgtaatggcaagtTTCAAAATAgctgaattgtaatggcatttCTCCAAAGttgaagaattgtaatggcaggaATCCAAAAAACCCGAAAAAACAATGCCTATCACTAAGTAAAGTGTTGTACCACCTTGTGTATGGCACTGTTCTTTTTAAGCACTGGTTTTAGGCATAATCATGCAGAGTGGTGAAGAAAGCATGATTTAAAAAACTGATTCCAATATAATACCAGTTCGCCCCAATGGGCCATAGTGGTAGTGAATGGTACAATGATAAGGTCAGTACCGGGCAACGGGAAGCTGGGTTGGCACAAGTTTCTTCAAACATGTGTGGAAGTAAGGAGTTAAGAAAAAGGTTATTCACAAACATTTCAAGGAACTAGCAAAACCCGAAATTTACCAACGCAAATTTAATTTGATGTTTGTTTTGTTTAACTTTAAAATACTATATTCCTTCCCATTTCCACACCATGGGCTCGCTAGAAATTTTGCAATGGCAAGTCATAACCTAGTAACACATatatataaattaaaaaaaagaacactATAACACATTAACACAATAGCTAAATAATGAGAGAACCAACATGATGAAATCATATCAAGCACCACTAACTGCACAGGCAATTAATGAAAGTAATGATAAGATACCTTCGCCACTTTGCttcttcttcatttgtgagTTCATCATCAGGTCTGATCCTGTGCTGTAGTATATTGATTATATCTGCCAAAAACAGATAACAAAAATGCAAAAGGAATTCATTGTTTAGCCCATATGGAAAAAAGAACATGGGATTTGCAACTACGGTGATGTAAAAAGGACAAAAGAGTGTAACCTGATGAATCAACAAGCTGTTCACCATCTACCGTCAATATTGGGACTTTCTTGTAATCAGACCACTTGATTTCCTTTTTGCTCAATGGATTAACTTCCACAACCTTGTATGGTATATCATGATAGTCTAAAAAGGCTGATATAAAGGCAATGGAGAAAAGGTTAGTATCATGGCAGTGGGAGCACCAATATTCAAGAATAGAACAAGATGTTGTTTTCAAGCAGACAATTTATATTGCCCTCCTGTTCTATGCAGTGGAAAAAACAACACTGATACAAAAATCTTCAGCAAACTAATACTCCTCTCAGTGGTGATGCACTGTTTTGCAATGAATGATCCCTTGT contains:
- the LOC120707171 gene encoding prostaglandin E synthase 2-like, encoding MRSLRAARTFRSLLSARPLHGAASPAAAAAASAAAGSRWCAPLVPSPRLPPPSPRAMPAGVAGAVSFSLTFATVAAAEAKAKERPPTDLLPRNVVLYQYQACPFCNKVRAFLDYHDIPYKVVEVNPLSKKEIKWSDYKKVPILTVDGEQLVDSSDIINILQHRIRPDDELTNEEEAKWRRWVDEHLVHMLSPNIYRTTSEALESFDYIAQHGNFSFTERFAVKYAGAAAMYMVSKKLKKKYNITDERASLYDAANTWVEALNGRDFLGGSKPNLADLAVFGVLRPIRYLRAGKDMVENTQIGEWYQRMEDAVGEPSRIQE